One part of the Vicia villosa cultivar HV-30 ecotype Madison, WI linkage group LG6, Vvil1.0, whole genome shotgun sequence genome encodes these proteins:
- the LOC131611231 gene encoding uncharacterized protein LOC131611231 isoform X2, whose product MGLGVPKVMNTCSEEVVTKLSVDDEKQDEENKLCISSIRCSRKKKLLVLDINGLLADIVSPPPKNVARDATISRKAVFKRPFYLEFLNFCFEIFDVALWSSRLKKYVDRVVDHLMGDMKQKLIFCWDLSHCTETCFRTLENRHKPLVFKDLKKIWDKYDPNLPWDKGYYNESNTLLLDDSPYKALLNPSYNSIFPHTYSYQNHNDISLGAGGNLRRYLDGVANAENMVKYVEQHPFGQERINERSDSWKFYLNVINSLTVCQHEN is encoded by the exons ATGGGTTTGGGTGTACCAAAGGTGATGAATACTTGTAGTGAAGAAGTTGTAACAAAATTATCAGTTGATGATGAAAAACAAGATGAGGAAAACAAGTTATGCATTTCTTCGATTCGATGTTCGAGGAAGAAGAAGCTTCTTGTTCTTGATATTAATGGACTTCTTGCTGACATTGTTTCTCCACCTCCAAAGAATGTTGCACGAGATGCAACCATTTCCAGAAAAGCAG TATTCAAGAGACCTTTTTATCTTGAGTTTCTGAACTTCTGCTTTGAGATATTTGATGTGGCTCTGTGGTCTTCAAGATTGAA AAAATATGTTGATAGGGTTGTTGATCATTTGATGGGAGACATGAAACAAAAGTTGATTTTCTGTTGG GATCTGTCACATTGTACAGAAACATGTTTCAGAACACTTGAAAACAGACACAAACCACTTGTTTTTAAGGATTTAAAGAAAATTTGGGACAAATATGATCCTAATCTTCCTTGGGATAAAGGATATTACAATGAGTCAAACACATTGCTTTTGGATGATTCTCCCTACAAGGCATTGCTCAATCCG TCTTACAATTCAATCTTTCCCCATACATACAGTTATCAGAATCACAATGACATTTCACTAG GTGCCGGAGGCAATCTACGACGATATCTGGATGGAGTGGCAAATGCTGAAAATATGGTGAAGTATGTAGAACAGCATCCATTTGGTCAAGAACGGATTAATGAAAGAAGTGATTCTTGGAAATTCTACCTCAATGTTATCAATAGTCTTACAGTTTGTCAACATGAAAATTGA
- the LOC131611231 gene encoding uncharacterized protein LOC131611231 isoform X1 — protein MCDCDVFVYRIQKMGLGVPKVMNTCSEEVVTKLSVDDEKQDEENKLCISSIRCSRKKKLLVLDINGLLADIVSPPPKNVARDATISRKAVFKRPFYLEFLNFCFEIFDVALWSSRLKKYVDRVVDHLMGDMKQKLIFCWDLSHCTETCFRTLENRHKPLVFKDLKKIWDKYDPNLPWDKGYYNESNTLLLDDSPYKALLNPSYNSIFPHTYSYQNHNDISLGAGGNLRRYLDGVANAENMVKYVEQHPFGQERINERSDSWKFYLNVINSLTVCQHEN, from the exons atgtgtgaTTGTGATGTTTTTGTTTACAGAATTCAGAAAATGGGTTTGGGTGTACCAAAGGTGATGAATACTTGTAGTGAAGAAGTTGTAACAAAATTATCAGTTGATGATGAAAAACAAGATGAGGAAAACAAGTTATGCATTTCTTCGATTCGATGTTCGAGGAAGAAGAAGCTTCTTGTTCTTGATATTAATGGACTTCTTGCTGACATTGTTTCTCCACCTCCAAAGAATGTTGCACGAGATGCAACCATTTCCAGAAAAGCAG TATTCAAGAGACCTTTTTATCTTGAGTTTCTGAACTTCTGCTTTGAGATATTTGATGTGGCTCTGTGGTCTTCAAGATTGAA AAAATATGTTGATAGGGTTGTTGATCATTTGATGGGAGACATGAAACAAAAGTTGATTTTCTGTTGG GATCTGTCACATTGTACAGAAACATGTTTCAGAACACTTGAAAACAGACACAAACCACTTGTTTTTAAGGATTTAAAGAAAATTTGGGACAAATATGATCCTAATCTTCCTTGGGATAAAGGATATTACAATGAGTCAAACACATTGCTTTTGGATGATTCTCCCTACAAGGCATTGCTCAATCCG TCTTACAATTCAATCTTTCCCCATACATACAGTTATCAGAATCACAATGACATTTCACTAG GTGCCGGAGGCAATCTACGACGATATCTGGATGGAGTGGCAAATGCTGAAAATATGGTGAAGTATGTAGAACAGCATCCATTTGGTCAAGAACGGATTAATGAAAGAAGTGATTCTTGGAAATTCTACCTCAATGTTATCAATAGTCTTACAGTTTGTCAACATGAAAATTGA